TCTCTCTTTCAGCAGTTTCGCGGCATGTCGTCACTCGGCGAAAATCGCACTTCCAAGCAGCCCTCCGCGGGCATGGCCACGGGCAAGCCGGCCCCGGGCGACGTCTCTCCCCGGGTTCCCGCCTGGCTGGTGCGCGGCGGCATCGGTGTGGCCGTGCTGGTCGTCGCCATCTGGGCCTGGTGGGCGGCGCGCGCGCCGGAGCTGCCGCGCATCGCCTACACCGAGCTCCTCAGCGCTGTCTCGCAAAGGAAGGTCTCCGCCCTGACCGTGCGCCCGGGGGACGTGATCCTGGGTGAGTGGGCCGGCCCGGTGGGCGCGGCCAACGGCTCTGATCCGGACTTCGCCGTCGCCTTCCCCGTGGAGGAAATCGACGGGCTGGCCGCGCGCGCCGAGGCCGCGGGGGTCAAGCTCACCCTCGCCTCCCCGCCCACGCGCGCCACGCCGGAGAGCGTGCTGCGCGGTCTGCTGACGCTGGCGCTGCTGGTCGGCGCGGGATGGTTCCTGTTCCGCCAGATCCACCAGGGCGCCGGCGAGGAGCTGGGCGGCACCGGCGCGTCGGACGTGACGTTCGACGACGTGGCGGGCACGCAGGGCGCGGCGGACGAGCTTCGCGAGATGGTGGACTTCCTGCGCGCCCCCGAGCGCTTCGCCCGGCTGGGCGCACGCATTCCCAAGGGCGCGCTGCTCGTCGGCCCGCCGGGAACGGGGAAGACGCTGCTGGCGCGGGCCGTGGCGGGCGAGGCGGGCGTCCCCTTCTTCTCCATCTCCGGCTCGGAAGTCACCGGCTTCCTCGTCGGCATGGGCGCGCACCGCATCAAGACGCTGTTCAAGCGGGCGCGCAAGAAGGGCGGGGTGATCTTCATCGATGAGATCGACGCGCTGGGCGGCAAGCGCGGGCGCAACCGCAGCCACAACGAAGACGACCGCACGCTCAACCAGCTGCTGGTGGAGATGGACGGCTTCGATCCGCTGGCGGGCGTGGTCGTCATCGCCGCCACCAACCGCCCCGACGACCTGGACGAGGCGCTGAAGCGTCCCGGCCGCTTCGACCGCATGATCACCGTCAGCCCGCCCACCTCCGGCGGCCGCGAAGAGATCCTGCGGCTGCACGTCGGCCGTCGCGGGATTCCGCTGCACGCGGAGGTGGACCTGGGGCGGCTGGCGCGGCTGACGCCGGGATCGACGGGCGCCGAGCTGGCCAACCTGCTGAACGAGGCCGCCATCGCCGCCGCGCGCGAGCAGGAGCCCTCCGTCCGCTGGGCGCACGTGGACGCGGCGCGCGACCGGCTGCTGCTGGGCAAGGAGCGCAAGGGGTTCCGCGCGATGGACCAGGAGCGGTGCACGGTGGCGTACCACGAGGCCGGCCACGCGCTGGTGGGCGTGCTGTGCGCCCCCGAGGACGGGCTTCACAAGGTGACCATCCAGCCCCGCGGCCAGGCCATGGGCGTCGCCTACTTCTCGCCCTCGGACGACCGCTTCCTGTACCG
The window above is part of the Longimicrobium sp. genome. Proteins encoded here:
- a CDS encoding ATP-dependent metallopeptidase FtsH/Yme1/Tma family protein, whose amino-acid sequence is SLFQQFRGMSSLGENRTSKQPSAGMATGKPAPGDVSPRVPAWLVRGGIGVAVLVVAIWAWWAARAPELPRIAYTELLSAVSQRKVSALTVRPGDVILGEWAGPVGAANGSDPDFAVAFPVEEIDGLAARAEAAGVKLTLASPPTRATPESVLRGLLTLALLVGAGWFLFRQIHQGAGEELGGTGASDVTFDDVAGTQGAADELREMVDFLRAPERFARLGARIPKGALLVGPPGTGKTLLARAVAGEAGVPFFSISGSEVTGFLVGMGAHRIKTLFKRARKKGGVIFIDEIDALGGKRGRNRSHNEDDRTLNQLLVEMDGFDPLAGVVVIAATNRPDDLDEALKRPGRFDRMITVSPPTSGGREEILRLHVGRRGIPLHAEVDLGRLARLTPGSTGAELANLLNEAAIAAAREQEPSVRWAHVDAARDRLLLGKERKGFRAMDQERCTVAYHEAGHALVGVLCAPEDGLHKVTIQPRGQAMGVAYFSPSDDRFLYRRSYLEALIMKGLAGRAAEELVFGPLAITSGAQNDLQQVNGIARKMVYQLGMGDDTGLLIHDGEAGSLSAEAHARMDREVKSILERLYARTREVVAANREPLAALAVALLERETIEGDEAVEIMAEAGTTRPAWLADALAASLAPSTRLPSAA